The following are encoded in a window of Wolbachia endosymbiont (group B) of Hofmannophila pseudospretella genomic DNA:
- a CDS encoding aspartate-semialdehyde dehydrogenase yields MGYKIAVIGATGRVGREVLSTLAEFQDEGKISIDSVVAFASKKSKGKKVSFGDKELTVLCLEDYDFVGTNIAIFCAESHVSQRYVPIATEAGCVVIDNTSYFRMKEGVPLVIPEINKDKITEYKNHNIISNPNCTTIQMLLALHLLHQKAKIKRIVASTYQSTSGVGKAAMDELYNQTKKIFMNEAKKPEIFPKQIAFNCIPHIGEFMEDGSTKEEWKMQEEAKKILEEDIKVTATCVRVPVLVGHAIAVNVEFDQHITEEEAREMLSEDDGVLVQDKREDGGYMTQIDVVQEDAVYISRIRQDDTVKHGLNMWIVADNLRKGAALNIVQILEILIKEHL; encoded by the coding sequence ATGGGATATAAAATTGCTGTTATTGGAGCAACAGGAAGAGTAGGGCGTGAGGTATTAAGCACGCTTGCCGAGTTTCAAGACGAAGGAAAAATTTCAATAGATTCTGTTGTTGCTTTTGCATCGAAAAAATCAAAGGGAAAAAAGGTGAGTTTTGGTGACAAAGAGTTAACAGTTTTATGTCTTGAGGATTATGACTTCGTTGGAACTAATATAGCCATTTTCTGTGCAGAATCTCATGTTTCTCAGAGATACGTACCAATTGCAACTGAGGCTGGGTGCGTTGTGATAGATAACACTTCCTATTTTAGGATGAAAGAAGGCGTGCCACTAGTTATTCCAGAGATCAACAAAGATAAAATTACGGAATATAAAAACCATAACATAATATCTAATCCAAACTGTACTACAATACAAATGTTGCTGGCATTACATTTATTACACCAAAAAGCAAAAATAAAGAGAATCGTTGCTTCAACTTATCAATCAACTTCTGGTGTAGGTAAAGCAGCAATGGATGAGCTTTACAATCAGACAAAAAAAATCTTTATGAATGAAGCTAAAAAACCTGAAATATTTCCTAAGCAAATAGCATTTAATTGCATTCCTCATATAGGAGAGTTCATGGAAGATGGTTCTACAAAAGAGGAGTGGAAAATGCAAGAGGAGGCAAAAAAAATTTTAGAAGAGGATATAAAAGTAACTGCAACTTGTGTCCGAGTACCTGTTCTTGTTGGTCATGCTATAGCAGTAAATGTAGAATTTGATCAGCATATAACTGAAGAAGAAGCTCGTGAAATGCTCAGTGAAGACGATGGAGTTTTAGTGCAAGATAAGCGCGAAGATGGTGGATATATGACTCAGATTGATGTTGTGCAAGAGGATGCCGTATACATATCGCGTATTAGACAAGACGATACCGTTAAACACGGATTAAATATGTGGATAGTAGCTGATAATCTACGCAAAGGTGCAGCACTAAATATAGTGCAGATCTTGGAGATCTTGATCAAAGAGCATTTATAG
- a CDS encoding APC family permease, producing the protein MSNKIGFWAVFALVISSQIGSGVFMLPISLAPYGAYSLISWMISGAGAVSLALVFATLCAKFPETGGPHVYVKHTFGPAAAFFVGWTYWVISWVSTTALIVVGVGYLTPFFHEDIKSMRLFLELLLFTIITLINLRGIAAAGHVEFLLTIVKVAVLLAIPVAALFFFDRNNFIISEEILSLTISQILARSTLLTLWCFIGLELATAPAGSVDNPAKTIPKAVVLGTICVAIIYFINNFAIMGLINGNNLASSRAPYVDAIKIMFSGNWHLIVSIVAFIFCVGSLNAWVLSSGQVAFGLAEDRLMPKFFSKRNKHGSPFLGITVSSIGTAILLILTSNNNFAQQITSIIDFSVISFLFVYLACCFAFLKVIIQERSCYKLLIGGIATTFCCWVILETPVSTLLISSLFTVSGMPIYLFWYRKTSVQQIQ; encoded by the coding sequence GTGTCAAATAAAATAGGTTTTTGGGCTGTTTTTGCTTTAGTCATTAGTAGTCAGATCGGCTCTGGGGTTTTTATGCTTCCAATTAGCCTTGCTCCATATGGCGCTTATAGCCTTATAAGCTGGATGATATCAGGAGCTGGTGCTGTGTCTCTTGCGCTAGTTTTTGCTACGTTATGTGCAAAGTTTCCAGAAACAGGAGGTCCTCACGTTTATGTGAAACATACTTTTGGTCCTGCTGCAGCGTTCTTTGTTGGTTGGACATATTGGGTAATCTCATGGGTTAGTACAACAGCTTTAATAGTTGTGGGTGTTGGCTATCTTACACCATTTTTCCATGAAGATATCAAAAGTATGCGTTTATTTTTAGAGCTGTTGTTATTTACAATCATTACATTAATAAATTTAAGGGGAATAGCTGCTGCAGGGCACGTTGAGTTTCTGCTCACGATTGTGAAGGTTGCTGTATTGCTTGCAATACCTGTAGCAGCGTTGTTTTTTTTCGATAGAAATAATTTTATCATAAGTGAAGAAATATTAAGTCTTACAATATCGCAAATTCTTGCCCGCTCTACACTCCTTACTCTATGGTGTTTTATTGGACTTGAATTGGCAACAGCACCTGCAGGGTCAGTTGATAATCCAGCTAAAACTATACCAAAAGCTGTAGTGCTTGGCACAATTTGCGTTGCTATTATATATTTTATCAACAATTTTGCGATTATGGGATTGATCAATGGCAACAATTTAGCAAGTTCAAGAGCACCATATGTTGATGCGATAAAAATTATGTTTTCTGGTAATTGGCATTTAATTGTTTCTATAGTTGCATTCATTTTTTGTGTTGGCAGTCTAAACGCTTGGGTTTTATCTAGTGGACAAGTTGCTTTTGGTCTTGCAGAAGATAGACTAATGCCAAAATTCTTTTCTAAAAGGAACAAGCATGGCTCTCCTTTTTTGGGAATAACAGTTAGTTCAATTGGAACTGCAATTTTACTAATTCTCACTTCAAACAACAATTTTGCCCAGCAGATTACGTCGATTATTGACTTTTCTGTAATTTCATTTTTGTTCGTTTATCTTGCGTGCTGTTTTGCCTTTCTAAAGGTTATTATACAGGAGAGGAGTTGTTATAAGCTTTTAATTGGTGGTATAGCAACAACCTTTTGTTGTTGGGTGATATTAGAAACCCCTGTAAGCACCCTGCTGATTTCGAGCCTGTTCACTGTAAGTGGCATGCCTATTTATTTATTTTGGTATCGTAAAACTTCTGTGCAACAAATTCAGTAA
- a CDS encoding APC family permease gives MSNKIGFFAIFALVISSQIGSGIFMLPISLAPYGAYSLISWVISGFGAISLALVFAALCAKFPETGGPHIYVKHAFGSTAAFFVGWTYWLSSWVSSTAVTIASIGYLAPLFHNDIQDIRLLLEITLILAIMLINLRGVTTAGYVELLLTIVKIIALLAIPIAGLFFFDRNNFIVSEEVSNFTISQTLARSTLLTLWCFIGLESATAPAGSVNNPSKTIPRAIVLGTVCVAVIYFINSLSIMGLISGNDLASSKAPYVDAIKIMFPGNWHLIISVVAFIVSVSNLNAWFLADGQVTLGLAKDKLMPQFFGKKNKHDAPLWGIILSTLGVLVLLILTSNKSFAEQVTSIIDISVVSFLFIYLACSLAFLKVNIQDKSYCKFLIGGVAVSFCCWIIYETSIKTLLISSLFPLSGTLIYLLWYHKLKT, from the coding sequence GTGTCAAATAAAATAGGCTTTTTTGCTATTTTTGCCTTGGTGATTAGTAGCCAAATTGGCTCTGGAATTTTTATGCTTCCAATTAGCCTTGCACCTTATGGCGCTTATAGCCTCATAAGCTGGGTGATATCAGGATTTGGCGCTATATCTCTTGCTTTAGTTTTTGCTGCATTGTGTGCAAAATTTCCAGAAACGGGTGGTCCTCATATTTATGTGAAACATGCCTTTGGCTCTACAGCAGCTTTTTTTGTTGGCTGGACATATTGGCTAAGCTCATGGGTTAGTTCAACAGCTGTGACAATTGCAAGTATCGGTTATTTAGCTCCGCTTTTTCATAATGATATACAAGATATACGTTTGCTTTTAGAAATAACATTAATTTTAGCTATCATGCTAATAAACTTAAGAGGGGTAACTACTGCTGGGTATGTTGAGCTTCTTCTGACCATTGTTAAAATTATCGCACTTCTTGCAATACCCATAGCAGGGCTATTTTTCTTTGATAGAAATAATTTTATTGTAAGTGAGGAAGTATCAAACTTTACAATATCGCAAACTCTTGCTCGTTCTACGCTCCTTACTTTATGGTGTTTTATTGGGCTTGAATCAGCAACGGCACCTGCAGGATCTGTCAATAATCCCTCTAAAACAATACCAAGGGCTATAGTGCTTGGAACAGTCTGTGTTGCTGTGATATATTTCATCAATAGTCTTTCAATTATGGGATTGATAAGTGGTAATGACCTAGCTAGTTCAAAAGCACCATATGTTGATGCGATAAAAATTATGTTTCCAGGTAATTGGCATTTAATTATTTCTGTTGTTGCCTTTATCGTTTCTGTAAGTAATTTAAATGCTTGGTTTTTAGCTGATGGACAGGTCACCTTAGGCCTTGCAAAAGACAAGTTAATGCCGCAATTTTTTGGCAAAAAAAATAAGCATGATGCTCCATTATGGGGAATAATACTAAGTACTTTGGGGGTGTTAGTTTTACTTATCCTAACGTCAAACAAAAGTTTTGCTGAGCAAGTAACTTCAATAATTGATATCTCTGTGGTGTCATTTTTGTTTATCTACTTAGCATGTAGCCTTGCTTTTCTCAAAGTTAATATACAAGACAAAAGCTACTGCAAATTTTTAATTGGAGGTGTGGCTGTATCTTTTTGCTGTTGGATAATATACGAGACTTCTATAAAAACATTGTTAATATCAAGTCTATTCCCTTTAAGCGGAACACTTATTTATCTACTTTGGTATCATAAACTAAAAACTTAA
- the surE gene encoding 5'/3'-nucleotidase SurE: MIILITNDDGFESEGIRLLKEIAHSFASEIWIVAPDTDRSGAARSLDYPVKQSIKINRHSEREFSVSGTPADCVIIALNKIMNKKPDLILSGVNIGSNVGDDICYSGTIGAAMEGAARSIPSIALSQVYHDKIDWNNTKVFAPKVISKLMKVGWPKDIVMNINFPATEKVKGVEFAEQGEYNIDGDLTFTENLNGSLSLNWSREHSGSGSVDKIKGGFITITPIKLDFTDYDILNAMKNSCAEEFSSIANTPIASD; encoded by the coding sequence ATGATAATACTGATAACAAATGATGACGGCTTTGAAAGTGAAGGAATAAGATTACTCAAAGAGATTGCACATAGTTTTGCATCAGAAATATGGATAGTGGCACCAGATACTGATAGGAGTGGAGCTGCAAGATCTCTTGATTATCCAGTGAAGCAATCTATTAAAATAAATCGGCATAGTGAAAGAGAGTTTAGTGTATCTGGTACTCCCGCAGATTGTGTCATTATCGCGTTAAATAAAATTATGAATAAAAAACCAGACTTAATATTATCTGGAGTAAATATTGGATCAAATGTCGGCGATGATATTTGTTATTCAGGCACAATCGGTGCTGCAATGGAAGGTGCTGCAAGATCTATACCTTCTATTGCGCTGAGCCAAGTTTATCATGATAAAATAGACTGGAACAATACAAAAGTTTTTGCACCAAAGGTTATCAGCAAGCTAATGAAAGTTGGTTGGCCTAAAGATATAGTGATGAATATAAATTTTCCTGCTACAGAAAAAGTGAAAGGGGTCGAATTTGCTGAACAAGGTGAATATAACATTGATGGTGATTTAACTTTTACTGAAAACTTGAATGGTTCTTTGAGCTTAAATTGGTCTCGGGAACACTCAGGCAGTGGTAGTGTAGATAAAATAAAAGGAGGTTTTATTACTATTACACCGATAAAATTAGATTTTACAGATTATGATATATTAAATGCTATGAAAAATTCTTGTGCAGAGGAATTTTCTTCTATAGCTAATACTCCTATTGCTTCTGATTAG
- the hisS gene encoding histidine--tRNA ligase has protein sequence MTNQTVKGTKDLLFDEWYKFKYIEQTANRISSLYGFLPVQTPIFEYTEVFTKTLGDSSDIINKEMYTFIDKGGKSITLRPEFTAAIVRLLIEKKLQTPIKLFSTGPAFRYERPQKGRQRQFHQINFEVFGIENPKADIELISLAQHLLTEFGINENVRLEINSLGDSETTSKYREALISYLKKFQNDLSEDSQNRLIKNPLRILDSKDKTDKEIISDAPKISDYYTKESSYFFDQVLNGLQALGIPYTVNSKLVRGLDYYCHTVFEFVTEDLGAQGAVFAGGRYDNLVSSVGGKHTPAIGFAGGIERIMELINYSPKEERPIYLIPIGGEAEEHALTLASELRRNGLYVIYEYSGTLKTRMKKANQANAKVVLIFGDEELSSKILKIKNMDTGEEKMIARDKIVENI, from the coding sequence ATGACTAATCAAACAGTTAAAGGAACGAAAGATCTTCTGTTTGATGAATGGTATAAATTTAAATACATAGAGCAAACAGCAAATAGAATCTCAAGTTTATACGGCTTTTTACCTGTTCAAACTCCGATATTTGAATACACAGAAGTCTTTACGAAGACTTTAGGTGATAGTTCAGATATCATAAATAAAGAGATGTATACTTTTATTGATAAAGGAGGAAAGAGCATAACTCTACGTCCTGAATTCACAGCAGCGATTGTCAGGCTACTTATTGAAAAAAAACTGCAAACACCGATAAAATTATTCTCAACAGGACCTGCATTTCGCTATGAAAGACCACAAAAAGGACGACAAAGACAATTTCATCAGATAAATTTTGAGGTTTTTGGTATAGAAAATCCAAAAGCTGATATTGAATTGATATCACTCGCTCAGCATTTGTTAACTGAATTTGGCATCAATGAGAATGTAAGACTGGAAATCAACTCTTTGGGTGATAGTGAAACAACAAGTAAGTATAGAGAAGCTTTGATATCGTATTTAAAAAAGTTTCAAAATGACCTATCAGAAGATAGTCAAAATAGATTGATTAAAAACCCACTCAGAATACTAGACTCTAAGGATAAGACAGATAAAGAAATAATCTCTGACGCACCAAAAATCAGTGATTATTATACAAAAGAATCTTCATATTTCTTTGACCAGGTGTTAAATGGACTGCAAGCTCTTGGCATACCTTACACTGTAAATAGCAAATTAGTTCGAGGTCTAGACTATTATTGTCACACAGTATTTGAATTTGTCACAGAAGATTTAGGTGCACAAGGAGCAGTTTTTGCCGGTGGAAGATACGATAATCTAGTATCTTCAGTAGGTGGAAAACACACTCCAGCGATAGGATTTGCAGGAGGTATTGAACGCATAATGGAGTTAATCAATTATTCTCCGAAAGAAGAGCGACCTATTTACCTAATTCCAATCGGTGGAGAAGCTGAAGAACATGCTCTAACACTTGCAAGTGAATTACGCAGAAATGGTTTATATGTGATTTACGAATATAGTGGAACTCTAAAAACCCGCATGAAAAAAGCAAATCAAGCAAATGCAAAAGTTGTATTAATCTTTGGTGATGAAGAGCTAAGCAGTAAAATTTTAAAAATTAAAAACATGGACACGGGTGAAGAAAAAATGATTGCTCGCGATAAAATCGTAGAAAATATCTAA
- a CDS encoding NifU family protein, protein MFIQIEETPNPNTLKFLPGFEILSEGETADFSNADEIKNSKLAVNLFQIEHVVRVFFGHDFISVTKSDRMNWDIVKVEILTTIMDHFTSGGKAFDKEGVSDNKMLEEEFFNENDIEIVNRIKELMESYIKPAVAQDGGDIKFRGYKDGIVYVELQGACSGCPSAAITLKQGVQNMLSYHIPEVSGIETML, encoded by the coding sequence ATGTTTATCCAGATTGAAGAAACACCAAACCCAAACACGCTAAAATTTCTTCCTGGTTTTGAAATTCTGAGCGAAGGAGAAACAGCTGATTTTTCAAATGCAGATGAAATAAAGAACTCTAAATTAGCAGTAAATCTTTTTCAAATAGAACATGTTGTAAGAGTATTTTTTGGTCATGATTTTATTTCGGTAACAAAATCAGATAGAATGAATTGGGATATAGTAAAGGTGGAAATTTTAACTACAATTATGGATCACTTTACTTCTGGTGGAAAAGCATTTGATAAAGAAGGAGTAAGTGATAATAAAATGCTAGAGGAAGAATTCTTTAATGAAAATGATATAGAAATTGTAAATAGAATAAAAGAATTGATGGAAAGTTATATTAAACCTGCAGTTGCTCAAGATGGTGGTGATATCAAGTTCCGTGGCTATAAAGACGGAATAGTTTACGTTGAACTGCAAGGAGCTTGCTCTGGGTGCCCAAGTGCTGCAATTACCTTAAAACAAGGAGTGCAGAATATGCTAAGCTATCACATACCAGAAGTTTCAGGTATAGAGACTATGCTATGA
- a CDS encoding J domain-containing protein — protein MMNSILSKFLNEFNSSKSYTKNYTGDNMSKDEALKILGLNSEASQNEINQAYQNLMKLVHPDKGGSEYFAQKLNAARDKLMKT, from the coding sequence ATGATGAACTCTATATTAAGTAAGTTTTTGAACGAATTTAACAGCAGTAAAAGTTACACCAAAAATTACACTGGTGATAATATGTCCAAAGATGAAGCATTAAAAATACTAGGGCTGAATTCCGAGGCAAGCCAAAATGAAATCAATCAGGCATACCAAAATTTAATGAAACTGGTCCATCCAGACAAGGGAGGATCGGAATATTTTGCACAAAAGTTAAACGCAGCACGTGATAAGTTGATGAAGACCTAA
- a CDS encoding ankyrin repeat domain-containing protein, whose protein sequence is MKKLERFRKNLFAAIDELNINKVKRYVKKARYINKEKEIINGKKDGMAPIHLAVYRGSLEIVRFLLKNNANINAVSDGCLVPYSYVTAMNSKAEIKEMIYHCTSSTTSQVMQGFTALHLAFFYCRLDIANLLLNNNTININIKNANGKTAFEVIPGYESLCSDGCDIGKIFLAVLRFHKNNCTELLLSARINTKLELEAGDTPNPAPSSAVKPFSFINNIFSWVTTATLNGLFSSAPILLPAQQSVDHLAGSPIGSSQVDFNATALLVDVVVKKFTGKKYSRLLDNPPLTRLDIIEKKLETAISSCEKRYQCPRSSFSDSTISRFLSSQSL, encoded by the coding sequence ATGAAAAAACTTGAGAGATTTAGAAAGAATTTATTTGCGGCTATAGATGAGCTTAATATTAATAAAGTTAAAAGATATGTTAAAAAGGCAAGATATATAAATAAAGAAAAAGAGATTATTAATGGTAAAAAAGATGGTATGGCACCTATACATCTTGCTGTTTATAGAGGTAGCTTAGAGATAGTGCGGTTTTTGCTTAAAAATAATGCTAATATTAATGCTGTTAGTGATGGATGTCTTGTTCCTTACTCGTACGTTACTGCCATGAATAGCAAAGCAGAAATAAAAGAAATGATATATCATTGTACTAGTAGTACCACTTCCCAAGTAATGCAAGGTTTTACAGCTTTACACTTAGCCTTTTTTTATTGTCGATTAGATATCGCGAATCTTCTGCTCAATAATAATACTATTAATATTAATATTAAAAATGCAAATGGCAAAACGGCATTTGAGGTTATCCCAGGTTATGAAAGTCTTTGCAGTGATGGCTGTGACATAGGAAAAATATTCTTAGCTGTGTTAAGATTTCATAAAAATAATTGTACAGAACTATTACTTTCTGCTAGAATTAATACTAAATTAGAGTTAGAAGCTGGTGATACTCCAAATCCTGCACCAAGCAGTGCAGTAAAACCTTTTTCTTTTATTAATAATATATTTAGTTGGGTAACCACTGCCACACTCAATGGCTTATTCAGCAGTGCTCCTATTTTACTTCCTGCACAGCAATCTGTTGATCACTTGGCTGGTAGCCCAATTGGTTCTTCACAAGTTGATTTTAATGCAACAGCTCTACTAGTTGATGTAGTGGTCAAAAAGTTCACAGGGAAAAAGTATTCAAGGCTATTGGACAATCCACCTCTGACAAGACTTGATATTATAGAAAAAAAACTCGAGACGGCAATTAGTAGTTGTGAAAAACGTTATCAATGTCCTCGAAGTTCATTTAGCGATTCAACAATATCTAGGTTTTTATCATCACAGTCCCTCTAA
- a CDS encoding ankyrin repeat domain-containing protein, with protein sequence MERQKIIETFGEKLASAIGKGDFQKVKECIEEIEHKQIKNEVLNYEKYYMKPIHHATLSGNLKILRFLCKNGADVNTTISNRYLSTPLHIAARHNRLEIAKFLLDSCANINAKNYQGCTPLYLASNDCHLNMVKLLLCRGADASIQSRYGKTALDVVGDARKDECSSSEIQKIESVLSNATEADCEAELTSIKAGIKDANDSTDFVSSAASLQLFPTKAIKIELEVSNTKNLASSTVNSSSTPTRADFKEASSITSGAVKPSSFINSIFSWVTTATLSSAPALPPAQQSVDHLAVSPIGSSQIDYNGIATLIAMAVNYIKGKQYLRPLDNPPLTRIDIIDKKVETALSECKKRYQCPESSLSSLKISKGMHHMSF encoded by the coding sequence ATGGAAAGACAAAAAATAATTGAGACATTTGGGGAAAAATTAGCTTCTGCTATAGGCAAAGGTGATTTTCAAAAAGTTAAAGAATGTATTGAAGAGATAGAGCATAAACAAATAAAAAATGAGGTTTTGAATTATGAAAAATACTATATGAAACCTATACATCATGCTACTCTCTCCGGTAATTTAAAGATATTACGGTTTTTATGTAAAAACGGTGCTGATGTTAATACTACTATTAGTAATCGATATTTGAGTACTCCCTTGCACATCGCTGCTAGACATAACAGACTAGAAATAGCAAAGTTTTTACTTGATAGTTGTGCTAACATCAATGCTAAAAATTATCAAGGCTGTACACCTTTGTACTTAGCATCTAACGATTGTCATTTAAATATGGTAAAACTCCTACTCTGTAGAGGTGCTGATGCTAGTATTCAAAGTCGTTACGGCAAAACAGCATTAGATGTTGTTGGAGATGCTAGAAAAGATGAATGTAGTAGTAGTGAAATTCAAAAAATAGAATCTGTATTGAGCAATGCTACTGAAGCTGACTGTGAAGCAGAATTAACTTCTATAAAAGCAGGTATTAAAGACGCTAACGACAGCACAGATTTTGTAAGTAGTGCAGCGAGTCTTCAATTATTCCCTACCAAAGCAATTAAGATAGAATTGGAAGTTAGTAATACCAAAAACTTGGCAAGTAGCACAGTGAACTCTTCCTCCACTCCTACCAGAGCAGATTTTAAAGAAGCTAGCAGCATCACAAGCGGCGCAGTAAAACCTTCTTCTTTTATTAATAGTATATTTAGTTGGGTAACCACTGCCACACTCAGCAGTGCTCCTGCTTTACCTCCTGCACAGCAATCTGTTGATCACTTGGCTGTTAGCCCTATTGGTTCTTCACAAATTGACTATAATGGAATAGCTACGCTAATTGCTATGGCAGTAAATTATATTAAAGGAAAACAATATTTAAGGCCACTGGACAATCCACCTCTGACAAGAATTGATATTATAGACAAAAAAGTCGAGACGGCACTTAGTGAGTGTAAAAAACGTTATCAGTGTCCTGAAAGTTCACTCAGCAGCTTAAAAATATCTAAAGGCATGCATCACATGTCCTTTTAA
- a CDS encoding ankyrin repeat domain-containing protein: protein MVTKTEVKKWRDGLRSAVKERDFQKAEEYIREGKTHTTNVINSKDRNGNSPLSIAVSKQDLEMMRFLIENGADVNIEDFFRVPPIYYAVTKGTKEMIELLIDKKASISGYFSYAGERRTLIGWAIDKNSSEKVEVLLKHGASPDGKFDFNDSSQDSCLHIATQKDYQKIVELLIEYHADVNVQNRRGHTPIYLAISLKRPKIMKLLYDSGADIDNVKDIRNETPSDYVKLFYPGKTIKEIVAEAESANVNPGDTTLAPSSAVRPSSFINSVFSWMGTSTTAALSSLFQSAPALPPAQQSIAHSTGSSIGSSQVDCNGAILLTAIAISKFTGERYSMPLDNSLLTLEQIKERKVSAIERNVKMALSNCEKLYQCPESLLSNLTISKGVRHQKPL, encoded by the coding sequence ATGGTTACAAAAACAGAAGTTAAAAAATGGAGAGATGGGTTACGTTCTGCAGTAAAGGAACGTGATTTTCAAAAAGCTGAGGAGTATATTAGAGAAGGAAAGACACATACTACTAATGTTATTAACTCTAAAGATAGAAATGGTAACTCACCTTTATCGATTGCTGTTAGTAAACAAGATTTAGAAATGATGAGGTTTTTAATTGAGAATGGTGCAGATGTTAATATTGAGGACTTTTTTCGTGTGCCTCCTATATACTATGCTGTTACAAAGGGCACCAAAGAAATGATAGAGCTTCTAATCGATAAAAAGGCTAGCATTAGTGGTTATTTTTCATATGCTGGTGAAAGACGTACTCTTATAGGCTGGGCTATAGATAAAAATAGTTCGGAAAAAGTAGAGGTCCTACTTAAGCATGGTGCTAGTCCAGATGGCAAATTTGATTTTAATGATTCTTCACAAGATTCGTGTCTACATATTGCCACTCAGAAAGATTACCAAAAAATAGTAGAGCTTCTTATTGAATATCATGCTGACGTCAATGTTCAAAACAGACGGGGGCACACACCTATATATTTGGCTATTAGTTTAAAACGTCCAAAAATAATGAAGCTGTTATACGATAGTGGTGCTGATATTGATAATGTTAAGGATATAAGGAACGAGACACCATCAGATTATGTTAAGTTATTTTATCCCGGTAAAACGATAAAAGAGATTGTTGCAGAAGCAGAGAGTGCCAATGTAAATCCAGGTGATACTACTCTTGCACCAAGTAGTGCAGTAAGACCTTCTTCTTTTATTAATAGTGTATTTAGTTGGATGGGAACTTCAACAACTGCTGCACTCAGTAGCTTATTTCAGAGTGCCCCTGCTTTACCTCCTGCACAGCAATCTATTGCACATTCAACTGGAAGCTCAATTGGTTCTTCACAAGTTGATTGTAATGGAGCAATTCTGCTAACTGCTATAGCAATCAGTAAATTCACAGGGGAAAGATATTCAATGCCACTGGATAATTCGCTTTTGACATTGGAGCAAATTAAAGAAAGAAAAGTTAGTGCTATAGAAAGAAATGTCAAGATGGCACTTAGTAATTGTGAAAAACTTTATCAATGTCCTGAAAGCTTACTGAGCAACTTAACAATATCTAAAGGCGTGCGTCATCAAAAGCCCCTCTAA